In Myxococcus stipitatus, the following are encoded in one genomic region:
- a CDS encoding App1 family protein: MKEAPSESSTALSRNLRRLAAPNWVGAQVTVRFQDVTALVTSRDDGGFEVNLMPPEGQRFKVGASEAQASVEGASTTARVEVMPESTPLLVVSDFDDTLALTHVTKPAKLVQSALLKDSDSQEVVQGMAGFYKCLRGASPPSFALVSGSPIQYLPRVRGFLERHEFPAGFGVYLRDLGPGSLSGYKQPIIRRLLMQFPLPVVLVGDSGEKDPEIYAQIREEFPGRVKAIYIRDAGRSDDAKRFPGMVLFKDAKEAADHAVGLGLADASCVTSAWARPPPATPPVSAGKPAP, encoded by the coding sequence TTGAAGGAGGCACCTTCGGAGAGCAGCACGGCGCTGTCGAGGAACCTGCGTCGGCTGGCCGCGCCCAACTGGGTGGGGGCACAGGTGACGGTGCGCTTCCAGGACGTCACCGCGCTCGTCACCAGCCGGGACGATGGCGGCTTCGAGGTGAACCTGATGCCGCCCGAGGGGCAGCGCTTCAAGGTGGGCGCCTCGGAGGCGCAGGCGTCGGTGGAGGGGGCGAGCACCACGGCGCGGGTGGAGGTGATGCCGGAGTCGACGCCGCTCCTGGTGGTCTCCGACTTCGACGACACGCTCGCGCTGACGCACGTGACGAAGCCGGCGAAGCTGGTCCAGTCCGCGCTGCTCAAGGACTCGGACTCGCAAGAGGTGGTGCAGGGGATGGCTGGGTTCTACAAGTGTCTGCGCGGTGCTTCTCCGCCCTCGTTCGCGCTGGTGAGTGGTTCCCCCATCCAGTACCTGCCGCGCGTGCGCGGGTTCCTGGAGCGCCACGAGTTTCCCGCGGGCTTCGGTGTGTATTTGAGGGACCTGGGCCCCGGGTCCTTGTCCGGTTACAAGCAGCCCATCATCCGCCGGCTGCTGATGCAGTTCCCGCTGCCCGTGGTGTTGGTGGGGGACTCGGGGGAGAAGGACCCGGAGATCTACGCGCAGATTCGCGAGGAGTTCCCCGGGCGGGTGAAGGCCATCTACATCCGCGACGCTGGGCGTTCGGACGACGCGAAGCGCTTCCCTGGCATGGTGTTGTTCAAGGACGCGAAGGAGGCGGCGGACCATGCGGTGGGGCTGGGGCTGGCGGACGCGTCGTGTGTGACGAGCGCCTGGGCCAGGCCGCCTCCCGCGACACCTCCGGTGAGCGCGGGGAAGCCGGCTCCGTGA
- a CDS encoding protein kinase domain-containing protein, whose translation MEHPPEGLDFGRYTLLERIATGGMAEIFRARMTAVAGVTKPVVIKKILPGYADKSAFVSMFVNEARIAAGLSHGNIAQVFDFGEVSGQYFIAMEWVDGHPLSRVLRRAREKGHYTLPQPLALLATVEVLKGLAYAHTRLDDRGRPLHIVHRDVSPQNVLLSFEGQVKLVDFGIARARLAGGCMSDEPDGMGKYVYFAPEQARGRELDARADIFAAGTLLYEALCGRRPFEGTVSDVMRKIALGDFPRPRELAPDIPSALERILLTALAVEREQRYASAELFAEALTRHLHTTTPDISPSALAHFMGYLFEAELVADGRPVLLPREFLSQLARWTRATSERRTVREPVPEGPRGDRITEPIPTPEDLRIDASSEAPSESPVANGARRERTTQPIPAVPGTSSGTEASQGVNASSSDAPPRTTPPAGMPPTRAPASSPPRATPPTGETPRTAVESSRPSPFPSPPTEVPPPTAHPSTGLSSPAVLDPAPPQAPSSRLGFRFVVLGAPVLLALGVALVVTVLGRNGTFSVELSSSPPGAAIRVDGLALDSVTPALLTHLPADGEHLLEVQIPGMVPWSQVVRAERGSTLAVHARLRPRINTPSALGAASARAANAPPLQDANWAPGGFRLSAVSHAFRVPVSAAARVPLDPARTYLVHTEGRMSLGGPMAVEEVGYFLEGDKALTAHESFGVLGPEEEVIRHASTLFVFVLDAHREDNRGGLLVHLRELGGPDAPPFRLDARQHAVKLARSDRFVVHDLDPGTTYDVVLRYTADPARTRGLSGGPVGRVLGLVGTDPGPEGSPSGLALLEVGQPSRIRGASWLQLSFPDDHLADNTGTLLLDIIPVVRPSDAERLPAGHRHGRPPP comes from the coding sequence GTGGAGCACCCGCCCGAAGGGCTCGATTTCGGCAGGTACACGTTGCTCGAGCGCATCGCGACGGGCGGCATGGCGGAGATCTTCCGCGCCCGAATGACCGCCGTGGCGGGCGTCACGAAGCCGGTGGTCATCAAGAAAATCCTGCCCGGTTACGCGGACAAGAGCGCCTTCGTCTCCATGTTCGTCAACGAGGCGCGCATCGCCGCGGGCCTGAGCCACGGCAACATCGCCCAGGTCTTCGACTTTGGTGAAGTGAGCGGGCAGTACTTCATCGCGATGGAGTGGGTGGATGGACACCCGCTGTCGCGTGTCCTCCGGCGTGCCCGCGAGAAGGGGCACTACACCCTGCCGCAGCCGCTGGCCCTGCTGGCGACGGTGGAGGTGCTCAAGGGCCTGGCCTACGCCCACACGCGCCTGGACGACCGGGGCCGGCCCTTGCACATCGTCCACCGCGACGTCAGCCCGCAGAACGTGCTGCTCAGCTTCGAGGGGCAGGTGAAGCTGGTGGACTTCGGCATCGCGCGCGCCCGGCTCGCCGGCGGCTGCATGTCCGATGAGCCCGACGGCATGGGCAAGTACGTGTACTTCGCGCCGGAGCAGGCGCGAGGGCGGGAGCTGGATGCTCGCGCCGACATCTTCGCCGCGGGCACGCTCCTGTACGAGGCGTTGTGTGGCCGGCGCCCCTTCGAGGGAACCGTCTCCGACGTGATGCGCAAGATTGCCCTGGGGGACTTTCCGCGCCCCCGGGAGCTGGCGCCGGACATTCCATCGGCGCTCGAGCGCATCCTCCTCACCGCGCTCGCCGTGGAGCGTGAGCAGCGCTACGCCTCCGCCGAGCTGTTCGCGGAAGCCCTCACCCGCCACCTGCACACCACCACGCCGGACATCTCCCCCAGCGCGCTCGCCCACTTCATGGGCTACCTCTTCGAGGCGGAGCTCGTGGCGGATGGGCGGCCGGTGCTGCTGCCTCGTGAGTTCCTCTCGCAGTTGGCCCGATGGACACGCGCCACCTCCGAGCGCCGCACCGTCCGCGAGCCCGTGCCCGAAGGCCCGCGTGGGGACCGCATCACCGAGCCCATCCCCACCCCCGAAGACCTCCGCATCGATGCTTCGAGCGAGGCGCCCTCGGAGTCCCCCGTCGCGAACGGAGCACGCAGGGAGCGCACCACCCAACCCATCCCCGCCGTCCCCGGCACGTCCTCGGGCACCGAGGCTTCGCAGGGGGTGAATGCCTCATCGTCGGACGCCCCTCCACGCACGACGCCCCCCGCGGGAATGCCACCGACGAGGGCCCCTGCTTCATCACCTCCGCGCGCGACTCCGCCCACGGGTGAGACGCCGCGGACGGCCGTCGAATCGTCGCGCCCGTCTCCATTCCCGAGTCCTCCCACGGAGGTGCCTCCGCCCACCGCGCACCCCTCCACGGGGTTGTCGTCGCCCGCGGTCCTCGACCCGGCTCCGCCCCAGGCACCTTCTTCCCGCCTGGGCTTCCGGTTCGTGGTGTTGGGCGCCCCCGTGCTGCTGGCCCTGGGTGTGGCCCTCGTGGTGACGGTCCTGGGCCGCAATGGCACCTTCTCCGTGGAGCTCAGCTCCTCGCCTCCGGGCGCGGCCATCCGGGTGGATGGGCTCGCGCTCGACTCCGTCACCCCCGCGCTCCTCACCCATCTGCCCGCCGACGGTGAGCACCTGCTCGAGGTCCAGATTCCCGGCATGGTTCCGTGGAGCCAGGTCGTCCGAGCCGAACGAGGCTCGACCCTCGCCGTCCATGCCCGGCTTCGTCCACGAATCAACACCCCGTCCGCCTTGGGAGCCGCGTCCGCCCGGGCCGCCAACGCCCCGCCCCTCCAGGACGCGAACTGGGCGCCCGGTGGCTTCCGCCTCTCCGCCGTGAGCCACGCCTTCCGTGTCCCGGTGTCCGCCGCCGCGCGCGTCCCACTCGACCCGGCCCGGACCTACTTGGTCCACACCGAGGGGCGGATGTCGCTCGGTGGCCCCATGGCCGTGGAAGAGGTGGGCTACTTCCTCGAGGGCGACAAGGCCCTGACCGCCCACGAGTCCTTCGGCGTCCTCGGCCCCGAGGAGGAGGTGATTCGCCACGCCTCCACCCTGTTCGTCTTCGTCCTGGACGCGCACCGCGAGGACAACCGGGGAGGTCTCCTGGTCCACCTGCGGGAGCTTGGCGGCCCCGACGCTCCACCGTTCCGACTGGATGCGCGGCAGCACGCGGTGAAGCTCGCGCGCTCGGACCGCTTCGTCGTCCACGACCTGGACCCAGGGACCACCTACGACGTCGTGCTGCGCTACACCGCCGACCCCGCCCGGACCCGAGGCCTGAGCGGGGGTCCGGTGGGGCGGGTGCTCGGACTGGTGGGCACGGACCCTGGCCCCGAAGGCTCGCCCAGCGGCCTGGCGCTCCTGGAGGTGGGCCAGCCCTCCCGCATCCGCGGCGCGTCGTGGCTCCAGCTCTCCTTCCCGGACGACCATCTGGCCGACAACACCGGCACCCTCCTGCTGGACATCATCCCGGTGGTCCGTCCCTCGGACGCGGAGCGGCTCCCGGCGGGGCACCGGCACGGCCGCCCGCCTCCGTGA